GCATGGTCACCGAAGTGGACAGCAGCGCCACGCTGGGCAGCGACGGCATGCTGCAGCACGTGGTGGTGCGCGGCCACACGCCCAACGGTGACGCCGGCGAAACCTTCCATGTGAAGGATGGCACCGCCAGCTGGAAAAGCCCGGTCGATTCGGGCTCGGCGCCTTATGCAGCCCCTGCCGAGTACGTCGCCTTCGGCGGCCCGTTCGACCTCAACGCCGACATGGTGGAGAAGCTGCTCGCCACGCCGGACAAGACACTCACCCTGCTGCCGGGCGGCAAGGCCCACGCCGAGAAACTCACCACGGCCACTGTTGGCGATGGCGCGAAGAAACAAGTGGTCACTGCCTACGCGGTCAGCGGGCTCAGCAACACGCCGGTGCCGGTCTGGGTGGACGCGAAGGGCCATTTCTTCGGCTTCATCTACGGCCTGTCGTGGTTGCCGGAAGGTTACGAGTCCGCGCTGCCCATGCTGGAGAAGATCCAGACCGAGGCACTGGCGCAACACGCCAGGGCCATCGTGCCCAAGCTGGAGAAGACACCGGCCGGGCCGGTGGCATTCACCCACGTGCGCGCCTTCCTCGACGGCAACCGCTTTGCCGACAACCAGACCATCGTGGTCGACAAGGGCGTGATCACCGCCGTCGGCGACGCCGCCACGGTGCAGGTACCGAAGAACGCGCAGGTGATCGACGGCAACGGCAAGACGCTGGTGCCCGGCCTGTGGGACGCACACCAGCACGTGCCCGACGATGCCAGCGGCCCGATGCTGTTGTCGCTCGGCATTACCTCGGTGCGTGATCCGGGCAATGACAACGCGCAGACCCTTTCCCGTGCGCAACGTCGCGCCAGGGGTGAGTTGCTGGGCCCGCACGTGTATCCGTCCATGCTGATCGACGGCAAGGGCCCGAACACGGCGCAGGTCGCCACGGTGGCCACCTCGCAGGACGAAGCCATCAAGCTGACCGACAAGGCGAAGGCCGACGGCTTCGGCGCCATCAAGCTCTACGGCACGTTCAATCCGGACTGGGTGAAGGCCACCGCGGCCGAAGCGCACAAGCAGGGCCTGCACGTGCACGGCCACCTGCCGGCAGGCATGCGCCCGAAGGAAGCCATCGACGATGGCTACGACGAGATCACGCATATCTACTTCGTGATGATGCAGGCCATGCCCGATGACGTGGTGAAGGTATCCAACGGCATGGCGCGCTTCGAGGGGCCGGGGCGTTACGCGCGCAACGTCGACCTCGACAAGGAGCCGATGAAATCGCTGATCGCCACCATGGCGCAGCATCAGATCACTTCGGATCCCACGCTGGTGATCGCCGAAAGCCTGTATGTGCCGGAGAACGGCGATCTCTCGCCGTCCTACGCGCCGTTCGTCGGCACGCTGCCGCCCGCCGTGGAACGCGGCTTCCGCCAGGGCGGCTTCACCGTACCCAAGGATCTGACGCGCGCCGATTACCGCGCCAGCTTCGCCAAGCTGCAGGCGCTGGTCGGCGCGATGCACAAGGCCGGCGTGCCCATCGTGGCCGGTACCGACGGCACCGGCATGGAGCTGGTGCGCGAACTGGAGCTTTACGTGCAGGCCGGCTTTACCAACGCCGAGGCGCTCGCCAGCGCCACCATCGGCACCGCGCACCTGGTCGGTGTCGATGCGCGTACCGGCAGCATCCAGACCGGAAAGGCGGCGGACCTGGTGCTGGTGGAGGGCAACCCTGCGGTGAACATCGGCGACCTGCGCCACACCGAGGTGGTGATGATGGACGGAAAGCTGATGGATGCCACCGCGCTGCGCAGCGAGGGCGGCATCAGCAAGCGGCCGGCGTGGGAAGAGTGATGAAGGCGCGCCTTGCCGGCGAGGTTCAGTGCAGGGCGCCCATCACTTCGACCATCCAGTCGATGAACACACGCAGTCGCAGCGGCAGTTGCCGCTGCGACGGGTACAGCACGCTGATCGGGAAGGAAGGCGGCGGCATGGAGGGCAGCAGTTCGATCAGCGCGCCGCACTTCAGTTCGCTCTCCACGCGGTAACGCGGAAACTGCGCAATGCCCAGGCCCGCCTCGCAACAGGCGAGATAGGCCTCCGTGCCGCTGATGGTGATCGGCGCCGGCAGGTTCACTTCGCGCATGCGCCTGCCCACCATGAACTCCAGCGGCGTGGTGCGCCGCGTGGTGGGCGAGGCCCAGTTCACCGCCACGTGTCCGTCCTGCAGGTCGGCCAGCGTCTGCGGCAGGCCATGCCGTTTCACGTAAGCGGGGCTGGCCACCGTGGCCTGCGACAGGTTCGCCACGCGACGACCCACCATGGTGGAATCGGGCAGGTCACCGGCACGCAGCACGCAATCCACGCCTTCCTGGACAAGGTCGATGAAGCGATCGCTGGTGCCGATATCCAGCTCGATCTGCGGGTAGCGCGCCACGAAGGCCGGCAGCGCGGGGATCAGCACGGTGCGCGCCAGCGACGACGCCAGGTCGATGCGCAGCCGCCCCTTGGGCACCATGGCCGCCTCGCGGAAGTCGGCTTCCACCGCGTCCAGGTCCGTCAGCAGGCGAACACAGTGGTTGTAGTACACCTCGCCATCCCGGGTGGGTCGCACGCGCCGGGTGGTGCGCTGGAGCAGATGGGCACCCAGCCGCTCCTCCAGCCGCTTGATGGTGTGGGTCAGCGTGGCGCGCGGCAGGCTGAGGTCATCGGCGGCCCGGGTGAAGCTGCCCAGCTCGACGATGCGCGTGAACACCCGCATGGCTTGCAGACGATCCATGGAACAGGCACCCCGATTGTTGGCGATTCCATCAACAGAGATGGCGATTATTGAGCATTTATCGCAAGCCTGTCATGACGAAGAATTCTCGGCCTGACTTCTCCCACCCCGTCCAAGGAATTCCCATGCACATGCGACAGCTCGGCAAGAATGGTCCCTCCGTCTCCGCCCTCGGCCTCGGCTGCATGGGCATGAGCGACTTCTACGGAAGCGACCGCGACGAAGCCGAATCCATCGCCACCATCCACCACGCGCTGGAGCGCGGCTTCAACTTCCTCGACACCGCCGATGTGTACGGCCCGCATACCAACGAAGTGCTGGTGGGCAAGGCCATCCAGGGCCGCCGTGAGCAGGCCTTCATCGCCACCAAATTCGGCATCGTGCGCGACCCGAACGACCCGTCGAAGCGCGGCGTGAACGGTCGCCCCGAATATGTGCGCGCCTCGGTGGACGCCAGCCTCAAGCGCCTGGGTACCGACCATATCGACCTGTACTACCAGCACCGCGTGGACACCAGCGTGCCCATCGAGGAGACCGTGGGCGCCATGGCCGACCTGGTGAAGGCCGGCAAGGTGCGCTACCTGGGCCTGTCCGAAGCCTCCGGCGCCACGCTGGAACGCGCGGCCAAGGTGCATCCCATCGCGGCACTGCAGGTGGAGTTCTCGCTGTGGACGCGTGACCCGCAGGAAAACGGCATGGTGGAATCCTGCGCACAGACCGGCACCAGCATCGTGGCGTACTCGCCGCTGGGCCGCGGCTTCCTCACCGGCGCGTTCCGCACGCCGGACGACTTCGAGGCCGACGACTACCGCCGCTCGAGCCCGCGCTTCCAGGGTGACAACTTCTTCCGCAACCTGGCGTTGGTGGACAAGGTGAAGGCCATCGCCGCCGACAAGGGCTGCACGCCCGCGCAACTGGCACTGGCCTGGGTGCTGGCACAGGGCAAGGACGTGTTCGCCATACCGGGCACGCGCCGCCGCGCACGCCTGGATGAAAACCTGGGCGCCATGGATGTGACCTTGACCACCGGCGAGCTCGAAGCCATCGACGCGATCTTCCCGCCGGATGCCGCCGCCGGCGCGCGTTACGCCGGACCGATGATGCAGATGGTGAACAAGTAAATGCACCTCACCGAATGCGCCTGACAAGCGCCACTCTGCTTTCTTACTGCTCGAGTAGGTTTTCGCTTACATCGTTTTTTTTGACGGCGAGGCAATCTACTCAGGCCGGCGGTTTCCACGAACCCCGGCACCCCAGGGATCGGTCGCCCCCCTAGAGCCGATCCATGAGGCCCCCGAAAGGGGGCCTTTTTTTTGTGCCCTTGATCCCGCCACGGACCGCGCGGCCAGCGTCCACATCACGAATCCATCAACGCGGACGTCTATCAGGTCGATGCGGCCTGCCATGCCTGGCGTTCGGCCGCATCGAGCAGCAACTCCTGTGCCTGCCCGCTGCTTGCCGACGCCATGGCCGCCTCGATCACGGCCATCACGGTGATCGCCTGCGCGGGCGTCACCGGATTGGCGGAGCGCCCCAGCACCGCGTCGCGGAACATCGCGTAGTAGCGACGCTGGTCACCCTGGGGCGCGGGGACCTGCGTGACCTTGCCGTGGCCGTCGTGCAGCACCAGCGGATCGGGATCGACACCCCAGCCTTCCTGCCCCGGCCGCAGGCCGCCAATCAGCTGGGTCTCCTGCGGGTCGATCCTCGCCTTGACGAGGCTGCCCTGCGTGCCGTGCACGATGAAGCGCGGGCTGCCCCCGGCCACCAGCATGGACGCATGCAGGATCACGCGCCGGGCGCCGTACTCCAGCACCACGTGAGCCCAGTCGGTGGATTCACCGCCTTCGCGCTGGATCGCCAGGCTTGCCCACACACGGTCCGGCAGGCCGAACAGGCACAGCGCCTGATCCACCAGGTGCGGGCCAAGGTCGTACCACAGGCCGCTGCCGGCACCGGCCTGCTCGCGCCAGCGGGCACGCACCTGGGGACGGTAGCGGTCGATATGCGATTCAAAATGCGTAACCTCGCCCAGCACACCTTGCGCCATGGCCTGGCGCACGCCGAGGAAGTCGGTATCCCAGCGCCGGTTCTGGAACACCGACAACACGCGCTGCTGCCGGTCCGCGATGGCAGCCAGCTCTCGCGCCTGCATCAGGTCGAGGGCGAAGGGCTTGTCCACCACCACATGCTTGCCCGCCTCCATCGCTGCACGCGCCAGCGGCGCGTGGGTGTCGTTGGGTGAGGCGATCACCACGATATCCAGCGCGGGGTCGGCCAGCGCGGCCTGCACATCGGCCACCACCTCGACATCGGGCAGGTCCGCATGCACCTTGCCGGCATCGCGCGACACCACCGTGGTCAGCGCCAACCCCGGCACGCTGCGGATCAACGGCGCGTGGAAAGTCTTGCCGGCAAAACCATAGCCGACCAGCGCAACGCGCAAGGGTGCGGTGGAATCGTTCATGACAACATCCGGATTCAGGCGGGGAACCGTCATGATAGGCCATGCCCGCCGGCACGCCGTCCGCAGCGGCTTCGCGCGCCCATGACGCCATCGCGCGCACCATCGCAGGCCTCGCCTGTGTCAGGAGTGCTGCCATGTCGATTCGTCTGCTGGTGTTTCTCGCCTTGCTTGCAGGCACACCCCTGGCGCATGCACAGAACACGCCGGCCGCGGCGCCTGCGCAGGTCAAGCGGACCATCATCGACCAGCACGAGCAGAGTGGCGTACCGGGCACGTCGATCGTGCTGGGCACGGCGGAGATCCCTGCCGGTGGCGCTTCCGGCTGGCACAAGCATGACGGCGATGAATCGGGCTATGTGCTCAAGGGCAACCTGGTGCTGAAGACGCGCGACAAGCCCGATCTGGTGCTGAAAGCGGGCGACCACTTCTTCAATCCGCGCGGCGCCGTGCACAACCTGGTCGCCGCCCCCGACAGCGATGGCGGCCTGGCGCTGTCCACCTGGATCGTCGACAAGGGCAAGCCGCTGGCCGAGCCGGTGAAATAACGCCACCTCCCCCGTTGGGTCGCGATGGATACGCCACTCCCTCTCGCGACCAGGGATTGGCGTGGGGCAAGAAGGCCGGCGGCAGACCCAAGCCCCCTTTTCCACGGCTCGCCTTAGCATCGTCTTAGAAGGCGCAGGGCTGTCTAAGACCCCGCTAAGCAATCCGCAAGCGCGCATCACCGCCATGAAACAGAACTGTCAAATGGCGAACCCAGGCTAGTGCGCTGACTCCAGCCACTGCCTATCCAACCATGTCCATTGCCTCCAGCCGGCGCATCCAGGCGTCGCACCCCGTTTTGCGTCCTCTTTCCGGCGCCATTGCCTTCGCGCTGGTCGCCGGCCTGGCGCTCGCCATGCCGGCCTACGCCGGCGACAACGATGCCACTGCCACCAGCTCACCGGCAGACGCCTCGGCGTCCCGGGCCAACGCCAACGCGCTGAAGGCGCCCAAGCAGCTGGAAGAAGTCGAAGTGCAGGGCACCGCCGCCCAGTCCGCCATCACCCAGGCGCCGACGCAGGCCGACCTCAACATCACCCAGCCGCAGTCGGTGATCGGCCTGGACTGGATCAGCAACCACGTGGCGCCCACCGCCGACTACGCCACCATCGCCGCGATTGCGCCGGGCGTGACGAACGTGAGCACGGCTGGCCCGGGCCTGGGCGAATCCAAGCAGATGACGCTGCGCGGCTTCAACGACAACCAGTACAACGTCACCTATGACGGCATCCCGTTCGGTGACACCAACGACTTCAGCCACCACACCAGCAGCTATTTCCCGGCCAAGATGCTCGGCCAGGTGCTGATCGATCGCGGCCCGGGCAACGCCAGCACCATCGGCGAGGCGACCTTTGGCGGCACCGTGGCGCTGAGCTCGAAGGACCCGACCGACAGCTTCTCGTTCATCCCCACGCAGAGCTTTGGCAGCTACGACACCTCGCTGACCCACCTGGAAGTGAACTCGGGCAAGCTCGATGACCTCGGTGGCGGCAAGTTCATCGCCAGCGGGCAGTACATCAGCACCGACACCGCCAAGACCGACGGCGACATGTCGCGCAAGACCGGCTACATCAAGTACGTGCAGCCGATCGGCAGCAGCACCGAGATCACCTTCCTCAGCAACTACAACACCATCCGCTTCAACAACCCGAACCTGAGTTCGCTGACGCTGCAGCAGATCGACCAGCTGGGCCGCAATTTCGGCCTGAACGACGACCGCACCAGCACCAACTGCGCCTGCTACAACTACCAGACCAAGCAGACCGACCTGGAATACCTGGGCGTGCACAGCCTGCTGTCGGAGACCTGGTCGCTGGACAACAAGGTCTACACGTACGCCTACGACAACACCAGCCACGAGAGCCCGTACGTGGGTACCAAGGCGTCGCCTACCAACATGGGCGGCTACGTGAAGATCAACAACTACCGCGCCTGGGGCGACACGTTCCAGCTGGTGCACGCGGATGACCACGGCGAGTTCCGCACTGGCGGCTGGTACGAATACACCGATAACAACCGCAGCAGCATCGCCATCGACTACGGTCGCGGCGGCGCCGTCGACGTGAAGCCGGGTGCATCCACCTTCGGTACGTTCAACAGCAAGGGCGTGTACAGCGGCCCGTACAAGTACACGATGACGGACCAGCTGCACACCGGCCAGCTGTACGCCGAGTACCAGTGGTACGCCTATGACGGCCTGAGCATCACCCCGGGCGTGAAGTACTTCGACGTCAGCCGCGACATCCAGGCGCCGATCAACCAGACCACCAAGACCCCGCTTTACTACAAGCAGAGCTGGGACAAGACGCTGGGTTACCTCACTGCCAACTACATGCTGCGCGACGACTGGAGCATCTATGCCCAGGCCGCGCAGGGCTTCCTCACGCCGAACCTCAACCAGTTCTACGTGCCCGATCCCACGGCGAACAACACGCATCCCACGCAGACGATGAACTACCAGTTCGGCACGGTCTACAAGACCGAACGCTTCAATGCGGATGCCGACGTGTATTTCATCAACTACAAGAACTACCAGTTCTCCACCAACGTGCCGGGCACCACCGATCCGGTGTACTACCTGGCCAAGGGCGCGTACATCAAGGGCATCGAAGGCGAGGCGACCTACTACGTGGCCGCCGGCACCAGCGTGTTCGCCAACGCATCGTTCCAGGATGCCTATTTCAAGGGCTCCAGCCTCGACATGCCGAACGTGCCCGACCGCACTGCCGCGCTCGGCGTGATGTACGAGAACGAAGGTTTCTTCGCGTCGCTTTACGACAAGTACTCGGGCAGCCAGAAGGCCTACAACTCCAGCTTCAACCCGGATGTGGCCTCCTCGGTGACCTCCACCATCAGCACCGGCGGTTACTGGCAGGCGGCCATGAGCGTGGGCTACGGCCAGAACCTCACCGGCTCGGTGATCAAGAGCTACAAGGTGCGCCTGCAGGTGGACAACCTGTTCGACGCGCACAACCTGGTGATCAACTCGGTAAGCGGCAACGTGGGTTCGTACTACGTGCTGCCGGGCCGCAGCTGGTTCGCCTCGCTGTCGCTGGCACTCTGAGGCGAGGGAACCTACGTTGATGTTCAGGCATGCGTTCCTCACCCTGCTGTTGATCGTCCCGTCGCTGGCTGTGGCCAGCGACAAGCACGCCGCCGGCACCTACCTGAGCGATGCACAGGTCAGCGCCGTCATGGCCGCCCTGCCCGCGCCCAGTGCGCCGGGCAGCGCGGAAGACAAGGCCGACTACGCCGCCACGGACCGCGCCTTTGCGGACCGTTCGGCGGCTGACTTCGACCAGGCCAGGCGGGAAGAAAAATTCAACGCGTTCGACTTTGCCCCGGTGATCGGCAAGGGCTTCCAGGCGGACAAGCTTCCGCACGTGGCCGCCCTGTTCAAGGAAGCCGAGCAGGAAACCAAGGACGCGGTGGACCGCTCCAAGAACCACTGGAAGCGTCCCCGACCCTGCCCGCCGGCCTCCGATTGCGCCAGCAACCCGGAAAAGGCAGCGAAGAAAAGCTTCGGCTACCCGAGCGGCCACTCCAGCCGCGCCACGGTGGACGCCGTGCTGCTGACCCAGCTGTTCCCGCAGGACGCCGACGCGCTGATGCAGCACGCCCGCGATATCGGTTGGCGCCGTGTGGTGAAGGGCGTGCATACCCTGCAGGACATCTATGCGGGACGCCAATTCGGACAGGCCCTGGCCACCGACATGCTCGCCTCGCCCGCCATGCAACACGACCTGGCGGCGGCCCGCGATGAACTGCGCGCTGCCGGTTTGGCTCCGAAGACGCCGTAAGCCCCCGGGGGTCACCCGGCCCCCGATCCCTCTTGCGTCTTGCCTGGAGCACGCCCACGGATGGGCCTCTTTTTCCCCGGACGGTAACAAAACGGAAAGACAATGGACGGTGGGCCCGGGCCTTCCGCGGCATGCCGTTCGCGTACTGAGGGGAGCAAGGTGCACATCATCCTGGTGGAAGACGATCTGGAGCTGGGCGCGGCCATCCAGCGTGTGCTGCAGCGGCTGTCGTACACGGTGACGTGGCTCACCGACGGCAGCCAGGCCATCGCCACCATGCAGGCCACGGCGGCAGATCTGGTGCTGCTCGACCTTGGCCTTCCGGGCAAGGACGGGCTGGACATCCTCACCGAAGCGCGCAGCGAAAACATCCGCACGCCGGTGCTCATCCTCACCGCGCGCGATGCGGTACAGGCGCGCGTGCACGGACTGGACGCCGGCGCCGACGATTACCTCACCAAGCCGTTCCACCTCGACGAACTGGGCGCGCGCATCCGCTCGCTCACCCGTCGCATGCAGGGGCTGGCCGCCAACCGCATCGAGGCCGGCGCACTGTGCCTGGACCTGGGTTCGCTCGAAGTCACCTTCCGTGGCAACAGGGTGGACCTCACCCGGCGCGAGCTCTCCTTGCTGCAGGCGCTGATGGAACGCGCCGGCCGCGTCGTACGCCGCGATACGCTGGAAAGTTCGCTGTACGGTGGCGAGAAGGTGGTGACCGGCGGCGCCATCGACGTGCTGGTGCACTCACTGCGCCGCAAGCTGAGTTTCGACACCATCCAGAACGTACGCGCGTTCGGCTACATGATTCCGCGGGACGCCCGGTGAAACCCACCAGCCTGCGCGGGCGCCTGCGCTGGATGATCATCGCGCTACTGCTGCTGTTCCTGCTGCCACTCGCGTTCTACAGCTTCTACCGCACCAGCGACGAGATGGCGGTGCTCTCCGATGCGCGCCTCGCCGAAGCAGCGCACACCGTGGCCGCGCTGATCCGCCAGTCCGGCCTGCAGGCCTTTGCCAACCACGATGGCGTGATCGTGCCGGTACAGAAGAAAAGCGTGCTGGCCGCCATGGGCGAAGTCGCCACGCACGAGTCGGAGGTGGGTTTCCAGGTGTTCGACCGGGACGGCAAGCTGGTGCTCGGCACCGTGAACCTGATGACCCTGCCGGCGACGCCAGACGACCGCTCCGCCTACCACGACCTGAAGAAGCAGCACCACGTGTGGCGCGTCTTCAACTACGTGGACCCGCAGAGCCAGTACGTCATCCGCACGGCCGACCGCTACGACAGCCGCGAGAACATCGTGTACACGCTGTGGGTGGACCACGGCGTGCCCTTCCTGCTCGGCCTGCCCGTGCTCGCGCTGCTGGTGGGCTGGGCGGTGGGTCGCGGATTGCGCCCGCTGGCCAGCCTGACCACGGCCTTGTCCGCACGCGAACCCGGCAGCCGTGAGCGTATCGAGCTGCCCCACGCGCCGCGCGAACTTCGCCCCGTGCTCGGCGCGCTCAACGAACAGCTGGTGCGCCAGGAAGACGCACTGGAACGCGAGCGACGCTTCAGTGCCGATGTCGCGCACGAACTCCGCACGCCGCTGGCCTCCATCCTGCTCAACCTCGAAAGCGCCATGGAAACCGTCGACCCCGACGAGATCCAGGACAGCCTGGCCGGTGCACACCACAGCGTCGCCACGCTGAGCCGGCGCGTGGAGCAGTTGCTCACCCTGGCCAGGATGGAAGCCGGCGCGGCGTCCACCCGCTTCGAAGCTGTCGACCTCATGGACGTGGCAGGCGGCGTGGTGAAGGAACTGACTCCCGTCATCCAGCGTCGCGGCGTCGAACTCGGCTTCGCGCAGCAGGACGGCCAGGTACTGGTGCAGGGCTATGCACCGGCGCTCATCGCACTGCTGCGCAACCTGCTGGAAAACTCGCTGCGCTACGTACCCGCCGGCGGCCGCATCCAGCTCGCCATCGCACAGGGCCGACAGGACGCCACGCTGGAAGTGATCGACGACGGCCCGGGCATTCCGACCGAACGCCGACATGCCGTGTTCGCCCGTTTCCATCGGGAAGCCGGCAGCCGCGGCGAAGGCTATGGCCTGGGCCTTTCCATCGTCGCGCGTGCTGCCACCTTGCACCGCGCTTCCATCGAGCTGCTTGATTCGCCGCTGGGGCGGGGGCTTAGGGTGCGGGTGTCGATTCCCTTGTTGTGTCCTTAGCTGCGTCGCGATCCGTCTCGATGGCAAGGGGGTGAGAAGTACGACACGTCATTCCGGCGCGCCCCACTAAAGGGAGCGAGGGCTGGAGGTCCTCTTCAACGGCCGAAGGCACGGTCATCCAGACTGTCGATTCTCAGATCTGGCGATACCTCAATCTAGCCGCCTGCGGCGGGCTTCCGAACCGCTGCCGCGGTCCGGGTCACTTTTCGGCGTCGAGCTGAAGGCTCGTGCAGCTGCGCTGCACATCGCGTCACGCCGCAATGGCATATCGCTTGCCGGCGTGGCTTGTCTGTAGGAGCGCACCCTGTGCGCGACAGCCTGACAGAGCGGTATCGACACGACGCTGCGGTCGCGCACAAGGTGCGCTCCTACAGGGGGGGATCGCACCGTGTGAAGCCCGTTTCTTTCTCGCCTCAGTGCTCACCCCAGTCCTCTCCCGAACGGGAGAGGACGAGCGACAGGGGATGTTCAACGTGAACACCCGAGTGGCAAGGAAGGATGTGCCGCGCAGCGGCACGACGCTCCGCGTTAAGTCCTCTTCGCATCGGCGCGTTGCGAAGCGCTTGGAAGTACCCGCTGTGTAGAGGCGAAGGTTGCAAAGCAACAACGTTCCTCAGCCGTTCGGGCTTATCCCACCGGCATGCTGCCAGCCTTTAAGGCCATTTCTTTGGGTTACTTTTCTTTGGGCCAGCAAAGAAAAGTGACTCGGCCTTCGGCAGAAGGTCGAAACGCCTCCGCGGCGTAAGCGGCCCGCTCGCGGAAACGCCCGAGACCAAAGGCCCAGAGCAAAGTCACTAGATCCCGGTCTTCGCCGTAATCACGACCTCGCCCCGCGCAAGCTTGGGCTCTACTGACCCAGGCCAGGACCACCCACTCACGCCAACGTAATCACCGCCTGCAAACCACCACCCTCGCGATTCTCCAGCTTCAGCTGCCCACCAATCGACGCGATCAGCTGCGCGCCAATGGCCAGCCCCAAGCCAGCACCGCCGGTGTCGCGGTTGCGCGAGGATTCAAGCCGATAGAACGGTTGCAGCACCTGCTCAAGCTCGCCCTCGGGAATGCCGGGGCCACGGTCGGCGACGATGATGCGCAGTGCATTCGCATCGCCGCGCTGAAGCGCCACTTCCGCCGAACCGCCGTACTTGATGGCGTTATCGATAAGGTTCACGAGTACACGCCGCAGGGCCTGCGGGCGCAAGGTGGCGGTGATATCGGCCTTGCCGGTCATGCTCACCGGCTGGCCAACGTCCTGGTAATCGAATACCAGGCTTTCCAGGAACGCTCCCACGTCCATCTTCACCGGCTTCTCGGCATCGCCGTGGGCGCTGCGCGCATAGGCCACGCCTTCCTTCACCAGGTGTTGCAGTTCCTTCAGGTCGTCCAGGATGCGTTGCTGTTCGGGCGATTCATCCAGCGCTTCGACGCGCAGGCGCATGCGGGTGATCGGCGTCTGCAGGTCGTGAGAGATGGCGGCCAGAATATGCAGGCGCTCCTTCAGATGGCGGGCGATGCGGTCCTGCATGGTGTTGAAGGCCTTCGCCGCACGCGCTACTTCGGTGGGGCCATCCTGCGCCACGCGCGGGCCGTTCGCGGTGGGCGTCATCGCGTCCGCGGCTTCGGCAAGCGTGGTGAGCGGCCGCGTGGCCAGCCTCACCGCCAGCCAGGTGCACACCAGCAGCAGGATCACCTGCAGGGTGAACACGAAGGGCAGCCAGGCGGCCAGCGGCTTCATGTGCGGCGTGATCTGCAGCGTCAGCGGGGAGCCATCGTGCAGGGTGAAGTGCACCTGATAACGCTCGGGCGACGTGGAAATGGTGTTGCCGTAGACGCGATAGTCCGGCCCCACTTCCTTGGCGATCAGGGCCAGCACGTCGCGCGAGCGCTGCGTGGCCAGCTGGTTGCCGGGCTCGCCGGGGCCAAGGATGTAGAAGTAGTTGTCGCGCTCCAGCCGGTTCAGCCAG
The nucleotide sequence above comes from Dyella telluris. Encoded proteins:
- a CDS encoding phosphatase PAP2 family protein → MFRHAFLTLLLIVPSLAVASDKHAAGTYLSDAQVSAVMAALPAPSAPGSAEDKADYAATDRAFADRSAADFDQARREEKFNAFDFAPVIGKGFQADKLPHVAALFKEAEQETKDAVDRSKNHWKRPRPCPPASDCASNPEKAAKKSFGYPSGHSSRATVDAVLLTQLFPQDADALMQHARDIGWRRVVKGVHTLQDIYAGRQFGQALATDMLASPAMQHDLAAARDELRAAGLAPKTP
- a CDS encoding response regulator; this translates as MHIILVEDDLELGAAIQRVLQRLSYTVTWLTDGSQAIATMQATAADLVLLDLGLPGKDGLDILTEARSENIRTPVLILTARDAVQARVHGLDAGADDYLTKPFHLDELGARIRSLTRRMQGLAANRIEAGALCLDLGSLEVTFRGNRVDLTRRELSLLQALMERAGRVVRRDTLESSLYGGEKVVTGGAIDVLVHSLRRKLSFDTIQNVRAFGYMIPRDAR
- a CDS encoding sensor histidine kinase, which produces MKPTSLRGRLRWMIIALLLLFLLPLAFYSFYRTSDEMAVLSDARLAEAAHTVAALIRQSGLQAFANHDGVIVPVQKKSVLAAMGEVATHESEVGFQVFDRDGKLVLGTVNLMTLPATPDDRSAYHDLKKQHHVWRVFNYVDPQSQYVIRTADRYDSRENIVYTLWVDHGVPFLLGLPVLALLVGWAVGRGLRPLASLTTALSAREPGSRERIELPHAPRELRPVLGALNEQLVRQEDALERERRFSADVAHELRTPLASILLNLESAMETVDPDEIQDSLAGAHHSVATLSRRVEQLLTLARMEAGAASTRFEAVDLMDVAGGVVKELTPVIQRRGVELGFAQQDGQVLVQGYAPALIALLRNLLENSLRYVPAGGRIQLAIAQGRQDATLEVIDDGPGIPTERRHAVFARFHREAGSRGEGYGLGLSIVARAATLHRASIELLDSPLGRGLRVRVSIPLLCP
- a CDS encoding sensor histidine kinase, whose protein sequence is MSAIAPVTASRWLPRSMASRLYLIIFAGLMLAQGLSFALLYMERTQSATAVMFNTLEHDVGTSVSVIDRLPAAERSRWLNRLERDNYFYILGPGEPGNQLATQRSRDVLALIAKEVGPDYRVYGNTISTSPERYQVHFTLHDGSPLTLQITPHMKPLAAWLPFVFTLQVILLLVCTWLAVRLATRPLTTLAEAADAMTPTANGPRVAQDGPTEVARAAKAFNTMQDRIARHLKERLHILAAISHDLQTPITRMRLRVEALDESPEQQRILDDLKELQHLVKEGVAYARSAHGDAEKPVKMDVGAFLESLVFDYQDVGQPVSMTGKADITATLRPQALRRVLVNLIDNAIKYGGSAEVALQRGDANALRIIVADRGPGIPEGELEQVLQPFYRLESSRNRDTGGAGLGLAIGAQLIASIGGQLKLENREGGGLQAVITLA